A portion of the Pseudoalteromonas luteoviolacea genome contains these proteins:
- the mraY gene encoding phospho-N-acetylmuramoyl-pentapeptide-transferase, which translates to MLVWLAEYLTQYYSGFNIFSYLTVRAILGILTALLISLYFGPKLIRALQRMQIGQTVRDDGPESHLSKSGTPTMGGILILAAIFVSSLMWGDLSNKYVWVTLFVIGSLGIVGFVDDYRKVIRKDSKGLIARWKYFWQSVIAISVAAFLYSTTTSAEETSLVVPFFKDVLPQLGLFYLVMSYFVIVGTSNAVNLTDGLDGLAIVPTILVAAALAIIAYLTGNVNFSNYLHIPHIPLASELVVVCTAIVGAGLGFLWFNTYPAQVFMGDVGSLALGGALGIIAILVRQELVLVIMGGVFVMEALSVILQVGSYKLRGQRIFRMAPIHHHYELKGWPEPRVIVRFWIISFILVLAGLATLKIR; encoded by the coding sequence ATGTTAGTTTGGTTAGCAGAGTATTTAACTCAATACTACAGTGGTTTTAATATCTTTTCCTATTTGACTGTGCGTGCGATTTTAGGCATTTTGACAGCCTTATTGATCTCACTGTATTTTGGTCCAAAGCTTATTCGTGCCTTACAGCGCATGCAAATTGGTCAAACAGTACGTGATGATGGCCCTGAATCTCACTTATCAAAATCTGGCACACCGACCATGGGCGGTATACTTATTTTGGCTGCGATTTTTGTCAGCTCTTTGATGTGGGGCGACTTAAGCAATAAGTATGTATGGGTGACGTTGTTTGTAATAGGCTCTTTGGGTATCGTTGGCTTTGTGGACGATTATCGAAAAGTGATCCGAAAAGACAGTAAAGGCCTGATTGCAAGATGGAAATACTTTTGGCAGTCAGTCATTGCTATTTCCGTTGCTGCATTTTTATATTCAACGACCACTTCTGCGGAAGAAACTTCATTGGTTGTACCTTTTTTCAAAGATGTCTTACCCCAGCTTGGTCTTTTCTACCTCGTAATGAGCTATTTTGTGATAGTGGGTACGTCTAACGCCGTTAACTTGACTGATGGATTAGATGGGTTGGCCATTGTACCAACCATTTTGGTGGCAGCTGCATTGGCGATTATTGCTTATTTGACTGGGAACGTGAACTTCTCAAATTATCTCCATATTCCTCATATACCATTGGCGAGTGAGCTTGTTGTTGTATGTACCGCGATTGTTGGTGCTGGCTTGGGTTTCTTGTGGTTTAACACATATCCTGCGCAAGTATTTATGGGAGATGTGGGTTCACTTGCTTTAGGTGGTGCGCTTGGGATCATTGCTATTTTGGTCAGACAAGAATTAGTGTTAGTGATCATGGGGGGCGTATTCGTTATGGAGGCGCTGTCGGTCATTTTACAAGTTGGTTCATATAAATTACGCGGTCAGCGTATTTTTAGAATGGCACCGATTCATCATCACTATGAATTAAAAGGTTGGCCTGAACCGCGTGTTATTGTGCGATTTTGGATCATTTCATTCATTTTAGTATTAGCTGGTTTGGCGACGTTGAAGATTAGATAA
- a CDS encoding UDP-N-acetylmuramoyl-tripeptide--D-alanyl-D-alanine ligase, with the protein MIKMNFSWLAEVLEAPFSGHNLAVANINTDTRTITDNEVFLALKGANFDGHKFVEHAKQKGAIAAIVSEPVDVDIPQFVVADTRIALGKLGQAVMQHVAPKTVAITGSVGKTTVKEMTAAILSRRGKVLATKGNFNNDIGVPLTLLRLSEDDEYAVIELGANHIGEIAYTSALTKPDVAVVCNVAPSHLEGFGSIEGIGQAKGEIFGGLKDNGVAIINCDSEFAPMWEASLSKQSVKRFSMQNKLDVWAEGIQLDEFGCAEFTLCTEEATQQVKLALPGKHNVMNAVIAASLTIPFGSTLEDIASALKDMPVVKGRVNVIDVSDSLRVVDDTYNANVRSVKAAIELLKDMPGTRVLALGDMAELGEDARAYHTEVGEFAKQQGIDAVFTLGVLSRYASEIFEEPNRHFSTREHMLEVLLKFIKNDTEQCTLLVKGSRSARMELLVADLISVQTNSESGDQ; encoded by the coding sequence ATGATCAAGATGAATTTTTCTTGGCTTGCAGAAGTACTTGAGGCCCCTTTCAGTGGGCATAATTTGGCTGTTGCCAACATCAATACAGATACAAGAACAATAACCGATAATGAGGTTTTTTTAGCACTAAAAGGTGCTAATTTTGACGGGCATAAATTTGTTGAACACGCAAAGCAAAAAGGGGCAATTGCCGCAATTGTTTCAGAGCCTGTCGATGTGGATATCCCCCAATTTGTCGTAGCGGATACACGTATTGCTTTAGGAAAGTTAGGGCAAGCTGTGATGCAGCACGTTGCGCCCAAAACTGTGGCTATCACCGGAAGTGTGGGTAAAACCACAGTAAAAGAAATGACTGCTGCTATTTTATCCAGACGCGGTAAAGTGCTTGCCACCAAAGGAAATTTTAATAATGACATTGGCGTGCCTTTGACATTATTACGCCTATCAGAAGATGATGAATATGCGGTGATTGAATTAGGCGCAAATCACATTGGTGAAATTGCTTACACCAGTGCTTTAACTAAACCTGATGTGGCCGTTGTATGCAATGTTGCACCGTCGCATTTAGAGGGGTTTGGCTCTATTGAAGGTATTGGCCAAGCCAAAGGTGAAATCTTTGGTGGGCTCAAAGACAATGGTGTGGCAATTATTAACTGTGATAGCGAATTTGCGCCAATGTGGGAAGCGAGTTTGAGTAAGCAGTCTGTTAAGCGCTTTTCAATGCAAAATAAATTGGATGTGTGGGCTGAAGGTATTCAGTTAGATGAATTTGGGTGTGCTGAGTTTACGCTCTGCACTGAGGAAGCAACTCAACAAGTTAAGTTGGCACTGCCTGGCAAGCACAATGTGATGAATGCAGTGATTGCAGCGTCTTTGACTATTCCATTTGGGTCAACATTAGAAGACATCGCAAGCGCGCTGAAAGATATGCCCGTTGTTAAAGGTCGCGTTAATGTGATTGATGTGTCAGATTCATTGCGAGTTGTTGATGACACATATAACGCCAATGTTCGCTCGGTGAAAGCGGCAATTGAACTACTGAAAGATATGCCCGGTACTAGAGTATTAGCTTTGGGTGATATGGCTGAATTAGGTGAAGATGCTCGTGCATATCATACAGAAGTGGGTGAGTTTGCTAAGCAGCAAGGCATTGATGCTGTGTTTACCTTGGGTGTGTTAAGTCGTTATGCGAGTGAGATATTTGAAGAGCCGAACCGACACTTTTCTACCCGTGAACATATGTTAGAAGTGCTATTAAAGTTCATTAAAAATGACACTGAGCAATGCACGCTGCTCGTGAAAGGATCGCGCAGCGCCCGTATGGAGCTATTAGTCGCTGATCTTATTTCAGTGCAAACAAACTCAGAAAGTGGGGACCAATAA
- the murE gene encoding UDP-N-acetylmuramoyl-L-alanyl-D-glutamate--2,6-diaminopimelate ligase → MRDLAEVLKSFGVVSPKVFINALRLDSREVSDGDCFIAISGHQLDGTQFISKAIKQGAACVLVDEQAEVQSLEVPLIRITDLKKHLPSIAAQFYQYPSADMAVVGVTGTNGKSTTTAMIASLASYCGTPSAVIGTLGYGAPDELTPLNNTTPSSVSLQQIFSDLKTDFHQIAMEVSSHGIVQGRTAQVDFDVAVFTNLSRDHLDYHGDMASYAQAKKRLFTQSAAQFKVLNIDDKYARQWLSELPIEDCVVYGEKPDSHAYQCYVFFHHVVCEQNGLSLKLNTSWGDVEITTKLYGLFNVYNLAAAIAALLVQGYQLTKLQAGTAQLEQVDGRMEAFSSPGFPTCIVDYAHTPEALELALKALQQHVPGKVSCVFGCGGDRDKGKRPLMARAAERFADTVVITSDNPRSEDPNIIIDDIKAGLSEPEYAVSQPDREQAIRYAINHADQDSVVLIAGKGHEDYQIIGNQTLSFCDRSLVKLILQGESA, encoded by the coding sequence ATGCGTGACTTAGCTGAAGTACTCAAAAGTTTTGGGGTAGTGAGTCCTAAAGTATTTATAAATGCGCTGCGTTTAGATAGTAGAGAGGTGTCTGATGGTGATTGCTTTATTGCTATTTCTGGACATCAATTAGATGGCACGCAATTTATCTCAAAGGCGATTAAGCAAGGTGCTGCTTGTGTGTTAGTGGATGAACAAGCTGAAGTGCAATCTCTGGAAGTACCTTTAATTCGAATCACCGATTTGAAAAAGCACTTGCCAAGTATCGCAGCACAGTTTTATCAATACCCTAGTGCAGATATGGCAGTTGTTGGTGTGACAGGCACCAATGGCAAATCAACGACTACAGCAATGATCGCGAGTTTAGCATCATATTGCGGTACACCCAGTGCAGTGATTGGGACGCTGGGTTATGGCGCGCCTGACGAACTAACGCCGTTGAATAATACCACACCATCATCTGTATCATTGCAGCAAATATTCAGTGATCTGAAGACCGACTTTCATCAAATAGCAATGGAAGTATCGTCGCATGGGATTGTGCAGGGTAGAACAGCACAAGTTGATTTTGATGTCGCTGTATTTACTAATTTAAGCCGTGATCATTTGGATTATCATGGTGATATGGCGAGTTATGCGCAAGCCAAAAAGCGTCTTTTTACACAAAGCGCTGCGCAATTTAAAGTGCTGAATATCGATGACAAGTACGCGCGCCAGTGGCTGAGTGAGTTACCGATAGAAGACTGTGTGGTATATGGAGAAAAACCCGATTCACACGCTTACCAATGCTATGTTTTTTTTCATCATGTGGTATGCGAACAAAATGGACTTTCTCTAAAGCTTAATACTTCATGGGGCGATGTTGAGATCACAACAAAGCTATATGGGTTGTTTAATGTGTACAACTTAGCGGCAGCAATCGCAGCGTTATTGGTACAGGGTTATCAATTGACAAAGTTGCAAGCGGGTACCGCTCAGTTAGAGCAAGTAGATGGGCGTATGGAAGCATTTAGCTCACCGGGCTTTCCTACCTGCATCGTAGATTACGCACATACCCCTGAAGCCTTAGAGCTTGCACTTAAAGCCTTGCAACAGCATGTACCCGGTAAGGTGAGTTGTGTATTCGGCTGTGGTGGTGACCGCGATAAAGGAAAAAGGCCATTGATGGCCAGAGCAGCAGAGCGGTTTGCCGATACTGTGGTGATTACTAGTGACAACCCTCGAAGTGAAGATCCAAACATAATTATTGATGATATTAAGGCTGGGCTCAGTGAGCCTGAGTATGCTGTGTCACAACCTGATAGGGAACAAGCCATTCGATATGCGATTAATCACGCTGATCAAGACAGCGTAGTATTGATCGCCGGAAAAGGGCATGAAGACTATCAAATCATAGGAAATCAAACACTGAGCTTTTGTGATAGAAGTTTGGTGAAATTAATTTTACAGGGGGAAAGTGCATGA
- a CDS encoding peptidoglycan D,D-transpeptidase FtsI family protein, whose product MKNKKKSSQNLIAWRFALVCVMLVSVFLALIARAAYLQVIEPDKAREENAKRTVRKETLHVQRGMIYDRNGKELAVSVPVVSVYADPYALEKALKKKVLRQARKNREDHVALADNEAQLKLRTQQLYQTQARWRELSDVLQLPAEQVNAKLRGNAKRRFVYLKRQVTPAVAKYIRQMRLPGIHLLDESKRFYPSGEIAAHVLGVTNIDGVGIEGIEKRFDSALTGTEGLRTIRKDAQGREVQVLSEEERVEPEDIHLSIDHRIQTIAYVALKSAVLTYQATSGSAMVVDVHTGEILAMVNSPSFNPNDMSTAAPYKRRNRAITDLFEPGSTLKPLAILAGLEYGVITADEVIDTFPGWMRLGGSLVKDTRNHGEMSLREILKVSSNMGVAKISQKLPKDDFVGIYQKAGFGEDTGTMMIGESSGLFYPNRRWSDFEIATLSYGYAVSASTAQIARLYATIGAGGISRPLTILKQDGPQPGERIFKEEDTKAVIGMMESIFEKGGTASMVKVDGYRAAGKTGTSEKAIAGGYGDEYVGYFAGVAPASDPRLAVVVMVNEPGGDVYYGGQTAGPVFAEIVSNSLRMLNVAPDKERVAYISGKNDDA is encoded by the coding sequence ATGAAAAACAAAAAAAAATCTTCTCAAAACTTAATAGCATGGCGATTCGCATTGGTGTGTGTGATGCTGGTGTCAGTGTTTTTGGCATTGATTGCAAGGGCTGCTTATTTGCAGGTGATAGAGCCAGATAAGGCTCGTGAAGAAAATGCAAAGCGCACGGTACGAAAAGAAACCTTGCATGTTCAGCGGGGGATGATCTATGACAGGAATGGCAAAGAGCTTGCTGTAAGCGTGCCTGTAGTGAGTGTGTATGCTGATCCTTATGCATTAGAAAAAGCGTTGAAAAAAAAGGTGTTGAGACAGGCGAGGAAAAACCGTGAAGATCATGTCGCTTTAGCGGACAATGAGGCACAACTCAAATTGCGCACTCAGCAGTTATACCAAACCCAAGCCCGTTGGCGTGAATTGTCTGATGTGCTTCAGTTACCCGCTGAGCAAGTAAACGCTAAACTACGTGGCAATGCTAAACGCAGGTTTGTTTATCTTAAACGCCAAGTGACACCGGCAGTTGCTAAGTACATTCGTCAAATGCGATTGCCTGGGATTCATCTACTTGATGAGTCTAAACGGTTTTACCCCAGTGGAGAGATAGCCGCTCATGTACTTGGGGTGACAAATATCGATGGTGTTGGTATTGAGGGTATAGAGAAGCGCTTTGACTCTGCGTTGACAGGCACTGAAGGCTTAAGAACAATTCGAAAAGATGCACAGGGTAGAGAGGTTCAGGTTCTTTCTGAAGAGGAACGTGTTGAGCCTGAAGATATCCATTTGAGCATTGATCACCGTATTCAAACAATAGCATACGTTGCATTAAAATCGGCAGTATTGACCTATCAAGCCACTTCAGGTTCAGCCATGGTTGTGGATGTGCATACTGGCGAGATCCTTGCGATGGTTAATAGCCCTAGCTTTAATCCAAATGACATGAGTACCGCGGCACCTTATAAGCGTAGAAACCGCGCTATTACAGATTTATTTGAGCCTGGTTCTACCCTTAAACCATTGGCAATACTAGCGGGTTTGGAGTATGGCGTAATCACCGCTGATGAAGTCATCGATACCTTTCCTGGTTGGATGCGTCTAGGAGGCAGTTTAGTAAAAGATACCCGCAATCATGGCGAGATGTCATTGCGCGAAATTCTTAAGGTATCGAGCAATATGGGGGTTGCAAAAATCAGCCAAAAGCTGCCTAAAGATGATTTTGTAGGTATCTACCAAAAAGCGGGGTTTGGTGAAGATACTGGCACCATGATGATCGGTGAAAGCTCAGGCTTATTTTATCCCAACCGAAGGTGGTCAGATTTTGAAATAGCCACTTTATCATACGGCTATGCAGTATCTGCCAGTACAGCTCAAATAGCTAGGCTATACGCAACAATTGGGGCCGGTGGAATTTCACGGCCTTTAACAATATTAAAGCAAGATGGACCGCAGCCAGGAGAGCGAATTTTCAAAGAGGAAGATACCAAAGCGGTGATTGGCATGATGGAGTCCATTTTTGAAAAAGGTGGTACGGCATCAATGGTTAAGGTGGATGGTTACCGTGCAGCCGGTAAAACAGGTACTTCCGAAAAAGCCATTGCGGGCGGGTATGGTGATGAATACGTTGGTTATTTTGCTGGGGTAGCGCCTGCGAGTGATCCTCGATTGGCTGTTGTTGTGATGGTAAATGAGCCTGGTGGTGACGTTTATTATGGTGGTCAAACTGCTGGGCCTGTATTTGCCGAGATAGTATCGAATTCATTGCGCATGCTTAACGTTGCACCGGACAAAGAAAGAGTGGCTTATATCTCAGGAAAGAATGACGATGCGTGA
- the ftsL gene encoding cell division protein FtsL: protein MAKPAQRKPQLFLEICQVLLANKLTFLLLVSVFISALIVVQITHSTRQQLILQDKLLQQRDELDLEWRYLLVEEEFYSQHARIEEIAKTQLKMLRPTSKEEQVIELP, encoded by the coding sequence ATGGCTAAACCTGCACAACGCAAACCTCAGTTATTTTTAGAAATTTGCCAAGTACTTTTGGCAAATAAGCTGACGTTTTTGTTACTGGTGAGTGTGTTTATATCAGCATTGATCGTAGTGCAAATTACACACTCTACTAGGCAGCAGTTGATTTTGCAGGACAAACTACTTCAGCAGAGGGATGAGCTTGATTTAGAGTGGCGTTATTTACTCGTAGAAGAAGAGTTTTACTCACAGCATGCAAGAATTGAAGAAATTGCAAAAACACAATTAAAAATGTTGCGCCCGACTAGCAAAGAAGAACAGGTTATCGAGCTGCCATGA
- the rsmH gene encoding 16S rRNA (cytosine(1402)-N(4))-methyltransferase RsmH — protein sequence MSSELEHISVLMNETLDALDIKPSGIYIDGTFGRGGHSGQILNRLGDSGRLQAIDQDPQAIKAAQKFAQDTRFSIAHNRFSNIAQVADEAALTGQVDGILLDIGVSSPQLDDADRGFSFMKDGPLDMRMNPSAGRSAAQWLAEAELEDMVYVIKKYGEEKFARRIAHKIIETRAETDITTTKQLADLIDEAVPVKDKHKHPATRTFQAIRIYINSELEEIQTALSASLDVLKPGGRLVVISFHSLEDRIVKQFIKKQSKGEAIPRGLPLTDDQINRNLTLKAIGKAIKPSQDEINRNPRARSSVLRIAEKL from the coding sequence ATGAGTTCAGAATTAGAACATATATCGGTGTTGATGAATGAGACGCTCGATGCACTAGATATTAAGCCCAGTGGCATTTACATTGATGGCACTTTTGGTCGTGGCGGTCACTCGGGTCAAATTCTGAATCGCTTGGGTGATTCTGGGCGTTTGCAAGCAATTGATCAGGATCCACAAGCGATAAAAGCTGCACAAAAATTTGCGCAAGATACACGCTTTTCAATAGCGCACAACCGCTTTTCAAACATAGCACAAGTCGCTGATGAGGCCGCTTTAACAGGTCAAGTTGATGGTATTTTGCTCGATATTGGTGTGTCTTCTCCACAGCTAGACGATGCTGATCGTGGGTTTAGCTTTATGAAAGACGGTCCTCTGGATATGCGTATGAACCCCAGCGCAGGGCGCAGTGCGGCTCAGTGGTTAGCAGAAGCTGAACTTGAAGACATGGTATATGTGATCAAAAAATATGGCGAAGAGAAATTTGCGAGACGAATTGCGCACAAGATCATTGAAACTCGTGCAGAAACTGACATTACAACAACCAAGCAGTTGGCAGATTTAATCGATGAAGCTGTGCCTGTAAAAGATAAACATAAGCACCCTGCAACACGCACATTTCAGGCGATCCGTATTTATATCAACAGTGAGTTAGAGGAAATTCAAACAGCCCTATCAGCTTCGCTTGATGTATTGAAGCCTGGCGGCCGTCTGGTTGTGATCTCATTCCATTCACTTGAAGATCGCATCGTGAAGCAGTTTATCAAAAAGCAAAGTAAAGGGGAGGCTATTCCAAGAGGCTTGCCGCTAACGGATGATCAGATCAATAGAAACTTAACGTTAAAAGCGATTGGTAAAGCGATTAAACCCAGTCAAGATGAAATTAACCGTAACCCCAGAGCAAGAAGCTCAGTGTTACGCATTGCTGAGAAGCTCTAA
- the mraZ gene encoding division/cell wall cluster transcriptional repressor MraZ, producing MFRGANLISLDDKGRFSIPTKYRETLLSEEMGTVICTIAINEPCLWVYPLSEWQDIEARLQKLSNTNPRVRRWQRMLLGHATEYQLDKNGRILLAPALRSYANLGKKVMLVGLLNKFEIWDESRWNEQMRLDTEIERSGDVEDSSDLDGFSL from the coding sequence ATGTTTCGCGGTGCGAACTTAATTAGCCTTGATGACAAGGGGCGCTTTTCGATACCTACAAAGTATCGCGAGACGCTATTGTCTGAAGAAATGGGTACGGTTATTTGTACCATTGCGATTAATGAACCTTGCCTTTGGGTATATCCATTGTCTGAATGGCAAGATATTGAAGCGCGTTTACAGAAACTATCAAATACAAATCCACGTGTTAGGCGGTGGCAAAGAATGCTACTGGGACACGCGACTGAATATCAATTAGATAAAAATGGTCGGATTTTATTGGCGCCAGCTTTGCGCAGCTATGCCAACCTAGGCAAGAAAGTAATGCTTGTAGGCCTGTTAAATAAGTTTGAGATCTGGGATGAGTCACGTTGGAATGAGCAGATGCGCCTTGATACAGAAATTGAGCGCAGCGGCGATGTTGAAGACAGCTCAGATCTTGATGGTTTTTCTTTATAG
- a CDS encoding EAL domain-containing protein produces the protein MLLLSIPGFLAVFALLVAQRSDILHSKEQDALFFANQIATLQRVDITDTQLLLQNLAKNPALLNTQQQGCPQLLKHALLINQEFANFGLATPSGHVFCSLQPLKAPISIADRAYFLQAITTGTFSIGEYQQDRSVYTETLNFAQPVYVNNQIEMVIFAVRRLTNWSESLSHLPLPIGTRVMVADNYAQIVAEYPYSNKPLGRSVSDDWPTDLQLHSIQTIEDENGLHHVYFRLPLQAPQSELNIYFDFPFEDVLHEVNTQFLMVTLLFLLTILILSWFGRIQLNRSLLIPLNNFSNAIGALANGKAQKLDQKDMPIELGKLAVHFDKMATVRLDAETVAHNKHAELNTLIQALPDNYLRLSKNAHILDKHGDRVSDKKTIQEVFPNHINIRIKAALAMLPNQPSTYFEYVHKEHGQQRVFEIRIKRIEHNGEAILIMRDISQKKQQEEALNLAAMTYNNSSECMVITDAQGYILDTNPAFTKITGYEQYEVIGKTTSILSSGRHDASFYEQLWQSLITTGKWQGEIINKRKNGELYTEWLTIDTVYDEHEEPYRRVGIFADITDKKQKDEQLWRQSHFDELTDLPNRTSLKKQLNTLFGLPEHNFAVLLLDIDHFKDINDTLGHYFGDLLLQQIAKRLKKLTESSARLTRIGGDEFVLIYDRCADQQCATEFAENILETLKAPFILDSEACHIAASIGIALAPKDGENTEQLLKAADQAMYKAKQIGRNGFALFSAELREQAEQRILLLKDMRQALAQHQFEMHFQPIVSMQTQQITKAEALIRWQHPDKGMISPGAFIPLAEETQLIHQLGELAFEQAIEVLQQTQKLNKPIQLSINVSPIQFSAKHTTLLAWQQQLAKHQLTPDMLVLEITEGLMMQGEGRSQKRLTKLIQQGFAIALDDFGTGYSSLAYLKQMDTEFIKIDKRFVDGIEYNQDDLVLCETMILMAHQLGLKVIAEGIETETQHELLKQAGCDFGQGYFYSKPLPKTAFIDYLTTHRH, from the coding sequence ATGCTTTTGCTATCAATCCCTGGATTTTTAGCTGTTTTTGCGCTGTTAGTTGCACAACGTTCAGATATTTTGCATAGCAAAGAACAGGATGCACTGTTTTTCGCCAATCAGATTGCGACTTTACAAAGAGTAGATATTACGGACACCCAGCTGCTACTGCAAAACTTAGCAAAAAACCCAGCACTATTGAATACGCAGCAACAAGGCTGTCCACAATTGCTAAAGCATGCACTATTGATAAACCAAGAATTTGCAAATTTTGGCTTAGCCACTCCAAGCGGTCATGTTTTCTGCTCGCTACAGCCATTGAAAGCCCCAATTAGCATTGCCGACCGCGCTTATTTTCTGCAAGCCATCACCACTGGTACCTTTAGTATTGGTGAATATCAACAGGATCGAAGTGTATACACGGAAACCTTAAACTTCGCTCAACCTGTTTATGTAAACAATCAAATAGAAATGGTTATTTTTGCAGTGCGAAGACTTACCAACTGGAGCGAGTCCCTTTCTCACTTGCCGCTCCCCATTGGTACCCGCGTAATGGTTGCTGATAACTATGCGCAAATTGTCGCCGAGTATCCTTACTCCAATAAACCGTTAGGGCGCTCAGTGAGCGATGATTGGCCAACCGACCTGCAATTACACTCCATACAAACCATAGAAGATGAAAATGGGCTTCATCATGTCTATTTCAGACTCCCCTTACAAGCCCCCCAATCGGAACTTAATATTTATTTTGATTTCCCGTTTGAAGATGTATTGCATGAAGTAAATACCCAATTCTTGATGGTCACCCTACTTTTTTTACTGACTATCCTCATACTGAGTTGGTTTGGGCGCATTCAATTAAACCGCTCACTGTTGATCCCTCTGAATAATTTCAGTAACGCTATTGGCGCGCTGGCAAATGGTAAGGCACAAAAGTTAGACCAAAAAGATATGCCAATCGAGCTTGGGAAACTTGCGGTGCATTTTGATAAAATGGCCACAGTGCGACTTGATGCAGAAACCGTTGCACATAATAAACACGCTGAACTGAACACTCTGATCCAAGCGCTTCCTGACAACTATCTTCGCCTCAGCAAAAACGCACACATATTAGATAAACATGGTGACCGGGTAAGCGACAAGAAAACCATACAAGAGGTATTTCCAAACCATATCAATATTCGCATTAAAGCTGCACTGGCCATGCTACCTAACCAACCCAGCACTTACTTTGAATATGTGCATAAAGAACATGGTCAACAAAGAGTTTTTGAGATCCGTATTAAACGCATTGAACATAATGGTGAAGCCATCCTGATAATGCGTGACATAAGTCAAAAAAAGCAGCAGGAAGAAGCGCTTAATCTAGCCGCAATGACATATAACAACAGCAGTGAGTGCATGGTGATCACTGACGCCCAGGGCTATATTCTCGATACCAACCCCGCTTTCACTAAAATCACGGGTTATGAACAATATGAAGTTATTGGCAAAACCACCTCGATACTCAGTTCCGGCCGTCATGATGCCAGCTTCTATGAGCAACTTTGGCAGTCGCTCATCACAACAGGTAAATGGCAAGGTGAGATCATCAACAAACGTAAAAATGGCGAGCTGTATACAGAATGGCTAACCATTGATACCGTCTATGATGAACATGAAGAACCCTATCGCCGGGTAGGTATTTTTGCAGATATTACTGATAAAAAACAAAAAGATGAGCAATTATGGCGTCAAAGCCACTTTGATGAACTGACCGATCTGCCAAATCGCACAAGCCTAAAAAAACAGCTCAATACACTTTTTGGTTTACCAGAACACAACTTTGCGGTGCTACTGCTAGATATTGATCATTTTAAAGATATCAACGACACATTAGGCCATTATTTCGGTGATTTACTGCTACAACAAATCGCAAAACGCCTTAAAAAATTAACAGAGTCATCAGCACGACTAACGAGAATTGGCGGCGATGAATTTGTGCTGATATATGATCGTTGCGCCGACCAACAATGTGCTACTGAGTTCGCGGAAAACATTTTAGAGACGCTAAAAGCTCCATTCATCCTGGACAGTGAAGCTTGCCATATTGCAGCGAGTATAGGAATTGCGCTTGCGCCAAAGGATGGCGAAAACACAGAGCAACTCTTAAAAGCTGCGGATCAAGCTATGTACAAAGCCAAACAGATCGGTAGAAATGGCTTCGCGCTGTTCAGCGCAGAACTCAGAGAGCAAGCTGAACAGCGTATTCTGTTACTTAAAGATATGCGTCAAGCACTGGCACAACATCAATTCGAAATGCACTTCCAGCCCATAGTTTCTATGCAAACTCAACAGATCACCAAAGCAGAAGCGCTGATCCGTTGGCAACACCCTGATAAAGGTATGATAAGCCCGGGAGCATTTATTCCTCTAGCAGAAGAAACACAACTGATCCACCAGCTAGGTGAATTGGCATTTGAACAAGCCATTGAGGTCTTACAGCAAACGCAAAAGCTCAATAAACCCATTCAATTGAGCATTAATGTTTCACCGATCCAATTTAGTGCAAAGCACACAACCTTATTGGCATGGCAACAGCAACTCGCCAAACATCAACTTACACCCGACATGCTAGTACTGGAAATTACTGAAGGATTAATGATGCAAGGAGAAGGACGAAGTCAAAAGCGTTTAACAAAATTGATCCAACAAGGCTTTGCCATTGCTTTAGATGACTTTGGTACAGGCTACTCATCTCTTGCCTATCTCAAACAAATGGATACCGAATTCATTAAGATAGATAAACGCTTTGTTGATGGTATTGAATACAATCAAGATGACCTCGTACTGTGTGAAACGATGATCTTAATGGCACATCAACTCGGACTTAAAGTCATTGCTGAAGGCATTGAAACTGAAACTCAACATGAATTGTTAAAGCAAGCAGGCTGCGATTTCGGTCAAGGTTATTTTTACAGTAAACCACTGCCCAAAACAGCCTTTATTGACTATCTCACTACCCATAGACATTAA